The Cryptomeria japonica chromosome 2, Sugi_1.0, whole genome shotgun sequence region ttctccaaattgatctaaacattaacagTCGATcaggttttctacatgatctatatcagattacagttatctacctcatctaggaatagtttgattcttggttttctaactctttaaggttcaaagcatcaaacagacatataaagccataatgagttcttaaaccaaattcatattaataaaactcagataaccattaatcaataaaataagatattaaatctccaattaaaacatcacTGACATACTGGTTCGATatcaacctctacagtttcatatttttcaataccAGATGCACTATACGGATCACGAAAATATAAGTATAAAAAGGGAATCCAAAATTAACTGTTAATaaaagagtatatttattattccacgataaatgaaatatacacaattaacgacTAAAAGTGCACAATAACtcagttaattattagttaatatataattattaatctttattaataaaatatattctacTAATAATTAATGCATTGCACTAATTCCAAATTAAATATCGATTagtttgtacatatatatataaattaatttccattaatattatatatatatatatatatatatatatatatatatatatatatatatatatataaaataataattaattgaaacTTCATTTTAAACCACAAtacttttaatttaataaatttatttattaatttatttattattattttttttcttaactaaaaaaaacaattaaaaaaaaacaaattaaataaagaggggggggggggggtttccacgTGGTCCCCCAAGGGAAGCCCACGCAGCCCCCAAAAGGGAAAGCGCTGCTTCCCCAAGGGAGCACGCAACTCTCCCCAAAGGGAGCGCTGCTGTTCCCAAAGGGAAGCACGCAGCTCCCTTGGGTGCGCAGCTCCCCAACTCAAATataaaaattttcctttcttttttatttttaaatgattttattcTTCAAACAGAGCTGCTTACTGTGTTTTACACAGTCTAATAAAAAAAACAGTCTCTCAGAGACTAACagaaattcctttttttttttttttttaaaaaccaaaccCCATTGATATATTTTTAAACTACCCAGAACAGGgaaggggaaaatttctccaaaaccaatCAGCATAATGGTCAAACAAGATTGTTCTTCACAATTTTAACatctaatctgccaaacccccaaataaatttcaattttatttattttaaatcattcttagcaaCCAGAAATtgattgaaaacaaagaatgaattcAAAGAGGGATAATttcaagatcttatttccattctactctattaatcaatcaaactgatttttttttttttttcaataaagatTCATTTcttcaaccagaacagtaaattcttttggcaacaagaaaacaattcagaatcctaccttcatacgcaatcctggaatagctgaaggagagcccacctgtcagatccaaCATCCCTtccttcctcccaaaacccccaatttcatcCCCAAAATCTCTTTCcatccaaaaattttccaaaatatccatcctccaaattttcccccaaaaattaggttatatggaagagttgaccaaaattccatttttggaattaaaaattttatttaaaaataattctcaaatttaattcttttctagctatagcaacaattaacttgcttttcaatcaaaaatcgatttcctcatttactacaatttaacctttctaatttcagaagccaaccgaatacaattaaatctatcgcaattaaatacagaacttttttttcaacaacatattcaaaatgcatttaatattcaaaatcagtcatttaatcgaacttactcccaatttaaaacgagcaatccaatatcaatgaaaatcgcataacgaaatcccgattaatttagtccattaatctctaatgcacaaatacatatttaatcaaaataattactaaggactaattaatcaatttaaccatacacaccaagcacacaaaccgagaaagtcaaccaaacagaggactcgcaaacccaaccaaaaagggattaccgacggcgactaacgatgctcacttgagcacgaccaaggtcaactagggtcttacgaccacctaatccaactctaaggataaaagaggtacactcaaacctgcaaattcaggtgaagacgaacctcgcactcatgcggcgttgtacctgaaatctcctgcaaccaagagtcatacatgcatacatatataaaatttaatgaaagcgttagctcgatattaataccacgaaataggaacactgaataacttgcatacaactagagtgaaaccacatcaacagctatgcgttaaatcaaacatctgactataacattatattaagataaactaaccaagattaaaccaagattagaaattgattagggcaggggtactacaaaacACACCACCTACCACCAAGCAACCAGCACAAAATGCCAAGAAATGAAACACAAAAGCCTTTAAAAGTCACCACCATCACATGCCATGATTACTCCACACGCCTCGCGGAAAACTAAGCATCATCGCCAGTCACTGACACCGATCGCCTCCATCATCATCCATCATCGCAAGGCCACTTGTAAAAACATCGTAGATCACACTCTACGAGGATCTTTAATTCCCACAGGACCATGGCTTCAAAAGGTCACTTCAAATTGAACTCGGGTTCACTTTTCTATGATAAGCCATCTAACCAAATTCAAAATCGAGAGGACTAAGATTTCTAAAGTCCTCTAACAAACTATAATTATTTTCCAAGGAGCCATTCGCTCCCATATTAGAAAGTTTGTCAGCTTCCAAGTTTGCTTCCTAGAGGACATGAgtcaccttaaaatcttcaaaaccgCCCAACAGAAGTTGCATTCTTCGAACCTGCTTGTCTAAGTGTCACGCCTTCATTCGGCCTCGAGCTATCCCGTTCACCACAACCTGAGAGTCTCCTTCCAAatggagtttcttcactcccaGTTTCCCAGCCATTAGGATAGCTTCTAACGCTGCTTGACACTCAACAACGTTATTCGACccatccaccaatcttttagcACTAATCGCTAGAGTGTTGCCCCAATCGACTCGAGCAATCACCCCAACACCAGAAACCCCTGGGTTGCCCCtcgatgcaccatcaaaattaatcttaatccacccCTTTTCTGGCGGAGTCCACTAAGGGATTGATTGGCCCTGACTCTGAAGATTAGCCCTCAGATGCCCATTAACAGGCCTGAACTTAACCAAAGGCCAGATCAACAAAAAACCAGCATCAAACTGAGTGAAAGGGACCTTTACTAAGTTCACATGAGAGGCAGCATTAGAAACCAGTTTTGAAATGGCCCTCTCCAATCTGATAAAAAAGCGCTGCCTATTTTCCGCTTTTCCTTCAAACACTCTTCGACTCCGTTCCTTCCAAAGTTCTCATAAAATGGTAGAGGGAAAAATCTTTCATATGGCGGCAAAGATAGAAGGCTTACCCAAAATCGGCTAAGAATCCAACCATTCACTCAAGTTCCCTGCCATGGGGCCCTTCCAATTCAATCTCTGCAATCCAAAAAGCCACGCTTCCTGGGCAAACTCACAGTTGAGTAGGAGGTGGTGCACATCTTCCTCCGCCTTTTCACAGAGCACACAACGGAATGGACCAGCAAACCCCATTTTCCTCAGGCGATCTCCAGAAAGAATCCGCCTATTTCCAGCAAGCCAAGAAAAAGCCCTCGCTTTCGGTAGACAAACATTATTCCAACACACCTTAGATTCCCATTCCTTCGTCTTGCCTTCACTCTCCAAAAGAGAGACCCCCACTTTCACAAAGTAGCTACCACTCTCGGCGTAATTGGACGAAttattagtacatgatcaatgagacatttttaggtgtctatacacATGTGACTGTTTTTAGAATGAAATTTAAGCATTATGCTCTTTAGTTTTTTTAGTTATCTTAGTTCCTTTTACCtataaagatttgtaaatttggaaAGTTATAGGTAAAATATTAACTTTGATGTTTTTTTTGGTTGACTTACTTTACTTTCTAGAAAGAGATTTTAATTACCTCATTTCATGTATTTAGCCTTTATTGTAGTTGAATACAAAGCATTTCGTTTATCTTGATTTTCTCTTCAAAAAACCTAGCAAGCATAGGGTACATTCAAGTAAATATCCAAGAATGAAGTTTTTAAAGGGAACATATAATGTGTTTTTTGTGGTTTTTTCCCTTTCAATATACTTATGAATATTGAAGTGGCTAGTGGTTTATGTGCACTAGGATTTCTTTCCCCATTAGATAGTGCTTACATTTTCTTGTTGCTTATCCAAATGCATACTTTTTATTCTACTCCTACCATTACCTACTGTTTGGGGCTACAGAAGACCCTCTGCTCTAGCATTGTTACAGATCTCCATTTTTTTAACAAATGGTAGGGACTCCAACTGTATCACAACTCTTGCTAATCTTTTTGTTTTCCTTGTGAAGTTTTTACATCTAATTTTAAAAAGTAttctttatatttttcaaaatgtTATTATTGTGTATTCTGATAAtaaagataaatattttatttaaatgaattatattatttttttaagttaattattttttaaaaatattgtgaaatgaaaatgaaaatttctTCTTTAAAAAAGATTGGCATACAATGTTTATGTTATAGATATAggaggtgtatatggtgaaaagtggaaacaacaatattgaaagactaaatgaattcaaccacaaaaccttagcctaacaacaacaaagatccaccataacttatgaagattacccaagacaatgcaaatcaaatgaaatcataaagattataccatcacatgttcaatagggtttggatctccattcttcctatctccattgattttgcttgatatatttgctctcagattttatgtgtgcacaagagctcaacaaagaacgaaaatgtggttgtaagtaggcttgattgcatatgaaagttcgaatgcaaGAGTTGTCGGGTCGCCGGGTAGTAatcggggttgataatgaaggaagcatctccttatatagaagacactataagaaataaagggataagattgagaggtgtaaaagataaatgaccggttaggattagagggtaggtaaaagaaataataaaataataagagggtaggtagtgtaggaattaagagataaaataatgagagggtagggtaggtaaaagaaataataaaataatgagagggtaggtaaaagaaacaataaaataatgagagggtaggtagtgtaagaattacgagatgaatgccatgtgtcacgggtagaaaagactaatgaattaattaaataaataaaaatttatttaattaatagaagaagtgggttcaattaaataagtaaatgtatttatttaatttaggaaaaagggtaatttaaataaataaaagtatttatttaaatgagaaataaggctagaagaggataaatgaattaattaaataaataaagattcatttaattaatagaagaatttggctcaagtaattaaataaataaaatcagacaattttaggtgtctacagggggCTATCAATCAATTGGAAAAATATGTTTCAAGGTTTGAAGATAGTACTATGCAAGTGAACACTTCACAATCACAACCCAACACTTCACTATCACAACCCAACACAAAGAGATTTGTCGTCATTTTCTCTACTTGATCACCATTTATGTAGAGAGATTTAGAAATGTATAGAAATGTATGATTGATTTTAGATTGTAATGATATATTTAAATTATAGTTTACTTTATTCATTATATTTCAAgacaaatttaaataataaaattgagTCACCAATTCTTCTAATTGAatatttgttttgattatttaAAAACAGGTTTTTTAAAGAAAACAGAAACCTTATTACAAAGCAGGAGAAAGATGCAACATAAAAGAAGCATAAAACAACACTGCCGATCACCCACACATGGAATATTTGTTAACAGTTGTGTGATTGTGGTAAATTTCATGAAATAAGATCCAAACCTTTTAATAACTCTTTATTATATGTTATTTTTGATGGGCCTTTATCGGATCAGGGTGTTTAAGCAGGAGGCAGAGTCAAGGAGGAACAGTTGCTCTTAGATCAATAGGTTCCCGGTTTGTGCCAGGCGGGTATGTACGATTTGTCACTTCAAAGCCTTATTCGATATCAGTCTCTTTTATTTTGCATCTTTTCCTCAATAAAAAGCACTGTCCAGCATTTTAAATCAATAAAATGCAATGCCCTTCATACAACGCTTAAACCCTAGTTTCTACTTCCACAGAGGTAATAAAATACCATGTTATCTAATATGTATGCTATTCTGCTCTGACTTGAGAAGAATCTTAGACATGGTACTTCAAAAGATGCAGAGTGACTGTTGATCACACTGACTAGGAAGGGGGAAAATGAGGGAGGCATTTGTGTTTGTTCAGCAGAAGCAAAAGGGTCTTAAGCTATTCTTCAATAGCAATAGCACTACTAATCTGTTTGAGTGGCGGAGGATCCAGTCAAGTAACAGAAGTGATAATCATGTATGTTGTAGGCATGGGTCTGAAGTTTCCTCCCTTGTTGGTCCTTTAAGTGCTTTAATATATGCATGGCATCGATTGTCTCGTGCTAATGCATTAAACTGGAGATCATGCACATCCAATTCGATACAAACTAAGGGCTTAGAGTATGCTGGGATGACGACATATGCTTCACATATTAAGAGACCCAAGAAAATAAAAGAGGGCCGCACGAAGAAGAAAGTGCAGCCACAATACCGGAAGGTTACAGCGTTTGAAAACATAGTGGATAGAGATGACGAGTTTAGGTTTTTGATAAAAACGAAAGAATGGTTATCAAAAGAACCTGAACAGGTGCTCCAGCTGGACGATGCAGGAAAAATGTACAGGGAACTGGGCTTTCCAAGAGGAAGAAAAGTCACAAGGTCCATTGAGAAACATCCTGCCCTATTTCAGCTCTATAGACACACTGATGGAAAAATGTGGCTTGGCTTCACTGACCTTATGGAGAGGCTTTTGAAGGAAgaacacaaaattatggaggaaacAGAGCTAAGCAGGATGAATACAGTAAGAAAACTCATTATGATGTCTGTGAACAAACGTGTTACTATGGCCAAATTCCACCATTGTAGGCACATCTTTGGCCTTCCAGACAATTTCCGAGACAGGATTAAGCTATATCCACAGTTTTTTCGTGTTGTCGAAGAAGAGGGTTGTCGGTTTGTGGAGCTTGCACAATGGGACCCTTCATTAACAGTTACAGCCTTGGAGGCTAGTTATATTGGTAACGAAGAGAAAGTTAAAAATGCATTTGTGTTTCGTGTTAAATACGGTAAAAGTCTCCATTTGGGCAAGGAAAGAGTCAAGAAATTGAATGCTCTTAACACCTTTCCTCTCGTTTCACCCTACTCTGATACATCCGATATTGATCCGGACTCTTTGAATGGGCAGAAGTATAGAGTGTGTTTGATTCATGAGTTTGTTAGCTTGACTTTAGAGAAAAAGGCTTCCATACATCATCTAGCCGAGTTCAAGGATGAATTCAGGCTGGCCAAAGACACTTGCCAGTTATTAAAGGAGCAACATCGCACCTTTTATTTGGCAGGAACGGAGATGAATTGGACTGTATTTTTGAAAGATGCTTACATAGGGGAGCATTTGATTGAGAAAGATCCATTGGTGGTTTTCAAGGAAAAGTTGTTTAGTTATGGTTTCTTGAGACAGGGTGATCCAGAGCTCAAGGAGATTTTGAATGCCAGCAGGCTAGATGAAGATGATAAGTGTAAGGGCAAGGAAGGGCAAGAAGCGATGATTGGCAAATTAGGTGAAGACTAGTTACAGACAATATTCTACAGGCCTAGAGCCCTAGGATCATTGCAGGCATGTATTTGTTAAAGCTAGATAAAATCTTAAATGCCACTACTTACATGCTCCTTTTCAGAATCCAATCTGTTTGATTGTATGATTCATGATTTTTTACCATTTTGCAGCtgaaaatacaaatgaaaatacaAATGGGCGTCACTAGTACTCATCCAATTAATGATGTTGTACTGGAACAATTTTCAGCAGAACATGAAGCCTACCATTAAAAATATAACATGCATAAGAGGTATACCTTATTGGGTAGAGCTCGAGTAGAGGAACATTGCCTCTTAAAGTTTTATTTGATTATTACATTACTGAAAACATCGTATGGACGCAAATTAGTGTTATCTTGAACGGAGTGATACAGAACTCGTGATTACTTTTGGGGATGAGCTTAgctattataataattttttattgcaGAGGAGAAGAAATTTCTGATCTTTTCAGAATAAAAGGTCCAGGGATGTCATTCTTTCTGATTGCAGATGCATgatttttcaccattttgcagCAGAAATTACTAAATGGGCTCCGCAAGTTCTCCTGGAGTAGAAAGGTATTAATATTTTGACTTATATTAGTTTCATTCACAGTAGCAGAATTTGTTTTTGAATTGGGATTAATTGGTGCGTCATAAGGTGGCTGTTTCTTCTttaaattgcaatttttttttttttttttcccaatgATATCAGCAGCAATTTTTTCTGGTTTtcccctaaacctaaccctaacctgatTTTTTTCCTGATCAAATCTCAACTAATTGAAAAATCTTTCTTTTGGTCTGCCTATTTATTGCTGAGAAAGTTTTTTGCTGCTATTTCATTAACAATGAATACTTCTTTTTTTttgccaaatgattaaaaaatctCATAGACAACTTCAGATTCTACAATCTAAACACTATTTTGGATACATTGAGTTGCTTTTGGTCTCTAATAAATGTCCTGGATGAAAATTTTCTCTTGCAACTCTGATGAGGTATGTAAGCTCtaagtatgccattctttctaattgCAAGATGCATGACTTTTTCCCATTTTGCAGAAGAAGATACGAAACAGGCTCTGCAAGTACTCAGATTGTGAAGgtatgaatattttgacttagcCAGGAGTCTGATtaacaatgaaattttttatttctgttGCCAAATGATTAAATTACCTGGTAGACAATAACATATTTCAGAATCTAAACATCATTTTTGAGAtacattaagttgtttttggtctcTAATAAATGTCctaatgaaaataattttttgcaACACTGATTTGCATTCCTCTCTTTGAAGTCTCGTTGTCCTCTCAAGAGGCAGAAACAAAAAATAATTGAGAAAAATGATGTTTCTGAACTATATATGATCTTTAATCAACAACACAGAATTTTTCCTGATTCTCTGTAACTGCAATTTAGGACTGGGCTCTCGCATATTGTACGGAGGACCCCGAATGTCATGGGCATTTGATTTAGTTGAACACATTTCTCATTAACATTGTTTTCTACTTCTAACTGATGGTATGTCTTTCTTCAAAGGTCACATTCAACtttataatatttttgatattgGAACTGAATGCCTGCAGATTTTATGGACCTTCCAGTTGTGGctttaaatttgttaattttttttctaCATATCAAAGAAATTCCAGACGATATTTATGTTCATCTATAGATTTTGAAGGACTGATTGTGCAAGTAGGATATGAAATTGTTTTTTCAGTTTCTGAGTTATATTCCGTTCAGCTGATTGCTAAATGATTTGCGTTTTTCTAAAGCTACTCGTGCAATTTAATGGGTGACTCGGAAGAAAATTTATATTTATGGGCTTATTTGGTGTCTTGTTGTTGAGAAGATTTATCTTCATGGGCCGGTTTGGTGTCTTGGTGCAGACAAAATTTATCTTCATGCGCTCATTTGGTGTCTTATTTCATTTCGTGTTATTCATGCCAAGCTGACCACTGCCTTAACtactttttaaaattaattatgaaCAAGCAGATCTGTGCATGATGTCTCTTCTCTATCTTTAACAGAGCTATTAAGTACCTCTGCTATGAAGTATTCATTATTTTTGAAAAGGAACATATAAATATCTATGCAAAATGAAGATATGTTAAGTTGATCTCTCATTTGTTTATAAGACTTTATAGAAAGGTTTTTAAATGTGCTTCTCAAACTTTTTCAAGGGGAGATTTACAAGAAGCTTATGCACTCCATTTGGTCTCTTTAGAGTTTCAAATTAGCATTTCATATTTTGATTAAACAATGtcttacttccaatgggacctgGGGTGCACTAGTGAGGTTGGCGAATGTTCATGCCATATGCTTGGGTTTCTTGATATTTGAAAATGAGTGCAAAACACTGCAACTTTGGTGGTATAGATACTCCTTTGATGTGGCTTCTGTGCCAAAAGAAGTCCATGCTATGCATAGAAACTCCTTAGGTGCGTTTCTAGAAAATCTTgtccaaaaataattaaaatacaaaaagTAAACATAAAACCTAGCATCAAATAAAATGTGAGCTCAGAGAATGCTAGATGCAACTCAATATATTCAACTTTAATACAGAGAAACCAGTGTCACATCTTACACCAAAGATTATATAGATATGACAATGTACAACATATACATTTACACAAAATATTTGATTCATGAGCTTTTACTGGAACAAATTTGAGTAGCAtatgaagctaccattaataagtTAACATGCATCAGAGGTATGCCACATAAGGCAGGATTTGAGTAGAGGATCGTTGCCTCTTGTATGATTATGATATATTGTCAAAAATGTCCAGTGAACATAAATTCGGGTTATCTAGACTGGGGTGATACAGAACCCGTGATTACTTTTAGGAATGAGCTTAGCTGTTATGATAATATTTCCTTGTAGAGAAGACATTGCTGATGTTTGTGGAGTGAAGCTTGAGGATGCCAATAATGAGCCTAACCTATTTTCCTTAGTAGGTAGGGAGATATATTAGAACAAGTGGTACTTGCATCTTTAGTTTTGTTTCCAATATTACCAAGTGAacagtatttccaattttctactTCAACATAATTGCAAGATTTCCAATTACTCGCCAAATAGTTACCGAGGTGACTCAAATCACGTGGCAAATCAGCAAAGTCAATTTGCTGGATCAAGACATTCAAATATAGCGAGTTTTGAGAAACTTGGTTGTTAGGATATAAATTAAAGaatctttaaaatttaaaaatcattGGAATTGCCCCTTTCTATAGAATTCATGTCTTGAGAGGAAAAATTACCTATGTAACCCGGGGATGCGTCCTCGACTTGAAAACCCCCCTCCCGTTCTCGGGgatgtttcggggacttggggatgaCCAGGGGACGTTTCCCCTTTGTCCCCAAAATGTGGGAATTTGCTGGGGACGTCTCAGAAATGGGGGGACGTTTGCCCCAGCCATGGGGGACATCCGTATGTCTCGGGGACAGTTGGGatgtccccaatccgtcccggggacggctggaCGTCTCCCACAGTTGGGGTTAGTTAAAAACATTTTTGTTTCGGTCCTTTAGCGTCATTTTAATATGCTCTAATTTCTTGTGAATCTTGAAGCTAATTGATCCCCCAAATTTGGCCTCCATCCACCATGATTCCAGTAGTGATATTAATGTTCGGTCTCTCcaccacatattctcaaatttaaAGCATGTCTTAATGTTGTGCGTGTTACCTTCAATATGCAATTCGATTGGAAAGTGGTCAGAGATGGAACATGGCGTAATTTTTGCCCTGACAGAGGAACCATCCTATATCCATTCAGGGGAGATGAGAAACCTATCCAGTGTTTCGGAGATGTTCAGGAAATCCCTCCTCCGATTGGCCAAGTATATATGCCATTTTCGGTGCTGATGTCCATAAGCCCCGAGTTCTATACAAAGTTCTGGAAGTCCATTCCTTGAGTGATGCGATTATTACCTCCTAGCTTCTCAGATACATCTAAAATCGAATTGAAGTCTCCTCCTAG contains the following coding sequences:
- the LOC131030365 gene encoding protein WHAT'S THIS FACTOR 1 homolog, chloroplastic, translating into MREAFVFVQQKQKGLKLFFNSNSTTNLFEWRRIQSSNRSDNHVCCRHGSEVSSLVGPLSALIYAWHRLSRANALNWRSCTSNSIQTKGLEYAGMTTYASHIKRPKKIKEGRTKKKVQPQYRKVTAFENIVDRDDEFRFLIKTKEWLSKEPEQVLQLDDAGKMYRELGFPRGRKVTRSIEKHPALFQLYRHTDGKMWLGFTDLMERLLKEEHKIMEETELSRMNTVRKLIMMSVNKRVTMAKFHHCRHIFGLPDNFRDRIKLYPQFFRVVEEEGCRFVELAQWDPSLTVTALEASYIGNEEKVKNAFVFRVKYGKSLHLGKERVKKLNALNTFPLVSPYSDTSDIDPDSLNGQKYRVCLIHEFVSLTLEKKASIHHLAEFKDEFRLAKDTCQLLKEQHRTFYLAGTEMNWTVFLKDAYIGEHLIEKDPLVVFKEKLFSYGFLRQGDPELKEILNASRLDEDDKCKGKEGQEAMIGKLGED